GCAGCTTATTGAAGGCTTCGTTGGTGGGAGCGAATACGGTGAATGGGCCGGGGCCTTGCAGCGTCTCTACCAAGCCGGCGGCTTTCACAGCGGCTACCAGCGTGGTGTGGTCCTTCGAGTTAACGGCGTTCTCAATAATGTTTTTCGTGGGGTACATGGCCGCACCGCCCACCATCACGGTGCCGGGGGTCATCTTGGACTGGGCCAAAGCAGCGGTCGAAACACCGGCGCTCAGAAGCACAACAGTAGCCAGGGAGAAAAGCGTCTTTTTCATCGGGGTAAGCAGATAAAATGGGTGGTTAAAATTGATACCCCACCTACGCCGAGGCCGAGGCCGCTGGATTGCGGCACGATATTTTTTTCTGCCTCTCCAGCCCTATTTGCTTGGTTTTAGGGGCCCAGCAGGCAAAAAAAGCCCGTAGCATAACGATATGGGCTTTTTAGGAGTGGCAACAGTTGGACTAACGTGGCACCTCTCAAACAGACCCAACCCGACGTTAAACCCCTCAATACACGCTGCAAACCAACTTTTCAAATTCGACTTGTCCGTTAAAGACAGATAAAGTCCGTTGATAAAGCCCAAACTGTCCGATATCCTGTCCGATATCGGACAGCCGGTAGTATCTCTAGAGTGGCAACTAATTCACTCTACAGCATGGCAAAAGTAACGTTTTTGCTCTACAACCCGGCGTCGGACAAGCCCACGCCCCATCATCGCATCAGTCACATTTGACGGGCAGCGGCACAAGGTCTACGTGGGTATTTCCATTCCCCCGAAGCACTGGGATAAAGAGGACCAAAAAGCCCTGACCCGCGGCTACTCCCACACCAGCAACGGCAAAATCAACGACACCCTGAAAGACCCCAGGGAGCGGCTGCTAAAGTGCTACGACGACCACCGCGCCGTAGGCACCTTCCCTTCCCTCGCTACACTGAAGGCGGTAGCCGAGCCGGTGCAAGCCGCGCCCGAACCAGCGCCGGAGCAACCCATCCCCGAGCCGGAGCCGGCCGGGCCCGGCTTCTTTACCACCTTCGCTACCTGGATTGAAAGCAAGGCCCTCACCCAAAGCCCCAACACGCTCCGCACCTACCGCACTTCACTACGCCACCTGCGCGACTTGCAGCAGGCGGAAGGCTACGCCGTAGACTTCGCCACGGTGGGCAACGGCTTCGCCCGCCACCTGCTCACCAAGCGCAACCTCGTGGACAGCGCCGTTCACAAGAACCTATTCCGGCTCAAACACTTCCTGACCTGGGCCATCAACAACGGCTTTCCGGTAGTGGCCGACCCCAAGAAATTTGGCTGGCAGCTCCGCGAGCAAGATATATTGACCCTCACCCGCGCCGAGGTGCAGCGTCTGAGCGACCTTGACTTGAGCGCCCGCCCGGCCCTCGATAACGCCCGCGCCCTATTTCTCATCGGGGTGTACACCGGCCTGCGCTTCTCCGACGTGGCCGCCCTGCGCCCCGAGCACATCCAGGCTGACCGCCTCCGGGTAACCACTCAAAAAACCCGGCTCACCGTCACGGTGCCGGTGCGCCCCGAGGCCCGCCCGCTGCTGGCCCGCGTCAGCGAAGGCACCCTGCGCCCCCTTGCCAACCAAAAGCTGAACGGCCA
This genomic stretch from Hymenobacter sp. PAMC 26628 harbors:
- a CDS encoding site-specific integrase, with the translated sequence MASVTFDGQRHKVYVGISIPPKHWDKEDQKALTRGYSHTSNGKINDTLKDPRERLLKCYDDHRAVGTFPSLATLKAVAEPVQAAPEPAPEQPIPEPEPAGPGFFTTFATWIESKALTQSPNTLRTYRTSLRHLRDLQQAEGYAVDFATVGNGFARHLLTKRNLVDSAVHKNLFRLKHFLTWAINNGFPVVADPKKFGWQLREQDILTLTRAEVQRLSDLDLSARPALDNARALFLIGVYTGLRFSDVAALRPEHIQADRLRVTTQKTRLTVTVPVRPEARPLLARVSEGTLRPLANQKLNGHLKELARLAEIDAPTERVR